From Sphingobium sp. RAC03, a single genomic window includes:
- a CDS encoding TonB-dependent receptor, giving the protein MKQFLMGSAAIIAVAIPGAAFAQSTGSQDFEDTIVVTGARVNAGVGGVVLPDTTKAKGVLTQEIIAKQGSGNSILNAINLIPGVSFQNNDPYGSAGGTLNIRGFGPDRVSLTFDGMPLNDTGNYAIYSNQQLDPELINEINVNLGSTDVDSPTAAASGGTVNYRSINGSDDFKVTMVGAAGDYDFFRLFGLVETGVFTPFGTKAWFSASTTRNDNVFNNFGQIDKQQYNAKIYQPIGSNGDFVSIAGHWNANRNNFFGSLPLRVDTDQGRVAGPNSANRYPITKDERFYTIAPCTVPTGVAGVADAAGSCGTLFDYRFNPSNTGNIRINSRFTLTDKLTLTVDPSYQYVKANGGGTAAAREGLFDLDPGSAFVGQAGYFGGSPYFGRDLNGDGDLLDQVNVLAPSQTTTDRYAVLSSLRYDIDDNNRVRVAYTFDHGRHRQTGEVGLLGRTGETQDVFPSDDPQAAVNGSILQKRDRLSYAILHQISGEYIGKFFDEMLTVQAGVRAPFFKRKLQNNCFTSSAAGFVECFGTDGVIPGNTAALRPTWAGPQERTYKYDKVLPNLGLNFKITPEASVFWNYSKGLSVPGTDSLYNAFFFPQDTASANPEPETTDSFDLGARYSTSKFQAQATLWYTAYKNRLASAFDPELNVSVFRNLGEVEKYGFDGSIGYTPIENFTLYVFGSYLKSKIKDDIVIGEVTTGGVTTEVFAPTAGKRESGAPVFTLGGRAEVNFEGVTLGVQAKRTGKRFVFDTNLPTYRNTAAALTPVEIYSAAAPAYTLVDLDARVSLARFGAKDTWFQLNVSNLFDKFYVGGFGGGLNQSVNTTTGVYGSPGFVQIGSPRAVSGSLHVSF; this is encoded by the coding sequence ATGAAACAGTTTCTAATGGGCAGCGCCGCGATCATCGCCGTCGCCATTCCGGGCGCCGCCTTCGCGCAGTCGACCGGTTCGCAGGATTTTGAAGACACGATCGTCGTCACCGGCGCGCGCGTCAATGCAGGTGTCGGCGGCGTCGTTCTGCCCGACACCACCAAAGCCAAGGGCGTCCTGACCCAGGAAATCATCGCTAAGCAGGGTTCGGGCAACAGCATCCTGAACGCGATCAACCTGATCCCAGGTGTCAGCTTCCAGAACAACGATCCTTATGGCTCGGCCGGTGGTACGCTGAACATTCGCGGCTTCGGTCCCGATCGCGTGTCGCTCACCTTTGACGGCATGCCGCTCAATGATACCGGCAACTATGCCATCTATTCCAACCAGCAGCTCGACCCCGAACTGATCAACGAAATCAACGTCAACCTCGGTTCGACCGATGTCGATAGCCCGACGGCAGCGGCTTCGGGCGGCACCGTCAACTATCGCTCGATCAACGGGTCGGACGATTTCAAGGTCACCATGGTCGGCGCGGCTGGCGACTATGACTTCTTCCGCCTGTTCGGCCTGGTTGAAACCGGTGTGTTCACGCCGTTTGGTACCAAGGCTTGGTTCTCGGCATCGACCACGCGCAACGACAATGTGTTCAACAATTTCGGTCAGATCGACAAGCAGCAGTATAACGCCAAGATTTATCAGCCGATTGGCAGCAACGGCGATTTCGTCTCGATCGCTGGCCATTGGAACGCCAACCGCAACAACTTCTTCGGTTCGCTTCCCCTGCGTGTCGATACCGACCAGGGCCGTGTCGCTGGACCGAATTCGGCCAACCGCTATCCCATCACCAAGGATGAGCGTTTCTACACCATCGCACCTTGCACCGTTCCGACGGGCGTAGCTGGCGTTGCCGATGCTGCGGGTAGCTGCGGCACCCTGTTCGACTATCGTTTCAACCCGTCCAACACCGGCAATATCCGCATCAACTCGCGTTTCACGCTGACGGACAAGCTGACCCTGACGGTCGATCCCAGCTATCAATATGTGAAGGCGAATGGCGGCGGCACCGCTGCTGCGCGTGAAGGTCTGTTCGATCTCGATCCGGGTTCGGCTTTCGTTGGTCAGGCCGGTTATTTCGGCGGTTCGCCCTATTTCGGTCGCGATCTGAACGGTGACGGCGATCTGCTCGACCAGGTCAATGTGTTGGCACCCAGCCAGACGACGACTGACCGTTACGCTGTCCTCAGCTCGCTGCGGTACGACATCGATGACAATAACCGCGTTCGCGTAGCCTACACCTTCGATCATGGCCGCCATCGTCAGACCGGCGAAGTCGGCTTGCTGGGCCGCACCGGCGAAACGCAGGACGTGTTCCCGTCCGATGACCCGCAGGCCGCAGTCAACGGATCGATCCTGCAAAAGCGTGATCGCCTTTCCTATGCGATCCTGCATCAGATTTCGGGCGAATATATCGGCAAGTTTTTCGACGAAATGCTGACGGTTCAGGCGGGCGTTCGCGCACCGTTCTTCAAGCGCAAGCTGCAGAACAACTGCTTCACCAGCAGCGCAGCCGGCTTTGTCGAATGTTTCGGTACGGACGGCGTCATTCCAGGCAATACGGCCGCTTTGCGTCCGACTTGGGCTGGACCGCAGGAACGCACCTATAAATATGACAAGGTGCTGCCGAACCTCGGCCTGAACTTCAAGATCACGCCAGAAGCCAGCGTGTTCTGGAACTATTCCAAGGGGCTGTCGGTGCCGGGCACCGACTCGCTCTACAACGCCTTCTTCTTCCCGCAGGATACGGCAAGCGCGAACCCTGAGCCCGAAACGACCGACAGCTTCGACCTTGGTGCCCGCTACTCGACCTCCAAGTTCCAGGCACAGGCAACCTTGTGGTACACCGCTTACAAGAACCGTTTGGCCTCGGCCTTCGACCCTGAACTCAACGTTTCAGTCTTCCGTAACCTGGGTGAGGTGGAAAAGTACGGGTTTGATGGCAGCATCGGCTACACGCCGATCGAGAACTTCACCCTCTATGTCTTCGGTTCCTATCTGAAGTCGAAGATCAAGGATGACATCGTGATCGGCGAAGTCACCACCGGCGGCGTGACGACGGAAGTCTTCGCCCCGACGGCTGGCAAGCGTGAAAGCGGCGCCCCCGTCTTCACCCTGGGCGGTCGCGCCGAGGTCAACTTCGAAGGCGTAACTCTGGGCGTGCAGGCCAAGCGCACCGGCAAGCGCTTTGTGTTCGACACGAACCTGCCGACCTACCGCAACACCGCGGCTGCTCTGACGCCTGTGGAAATCTACAGCGCCGCGGCCCCGGCCTACACGCTGGTCGATCTGGACGCTCGCGTCTCGCTCGCCCGCTTCGGTGCGAAGGATACCTGGTTCCAGCTGAACGTCAGCAACCTGTTCGACAAATTCTATGTCGGCGGTTTCGGCGGTGGTCTGAACCAGTCGGTCAACACGACCACGGGCGTTTATGGCAGCCCCGGCTTCGTGCAGATCGGTTCGCCGCGCGCGGTATCGGGTTCGCTGCACGTCAGCTTCTGA
- the mtgA gene encoding monofunctional biosynthetic peptidoglycan transglycosylase: protein MTAKPLRSPRRRSRWIVLPFKIILGFVILSLLMVVVYRFVPPPVTVTMLLDPNGITKDWMQLDEMDPDMARAAIAGEDGKFCTHHGFDVDAITKAALNNASGGRIRGGSTISQQTAKNVFLWQGGGFVRKGLEAWFTVLIEAIWGKPRIMEVYLNVAETGIGTYGAQAGAIRYFNHGAGQLTRAEAARIAAILPLPKKRAAVAPTGFTRRYGNTIAARIGAVQRDELDSCLR from the coding sequence ATGACCGCAAAACCCCTCCGCTCCCCCCGTCGCCGCTCGCGCTGGATCGTCCTTCCCTTCAAGATCATTCTCGGCTTTGTCATCCTGTCGCTGCTGATGGTCGTCGTCTATCGGTTCGTGCCGCCGCCGGTGACCGTCACAATGCTGCTTGATCCCAATGGCATCACCAAGGATTGGATGCAGCTCGATGAAATGGACCCGGACATGGCGCGCGCAGCGATCGCCGGGGAGGATGGCAAATTCTGTACCCATCATGGGTTCGATGTCGATGCCATCACCAAGGCTGCGTTAAACAATGCCAGCGGCGGGCGCATCAGGGGCGGATCGACGATCAGCCAGCAGACCGCCAAGAATGTGTTTCTCTGGCAGGGCGGTGGCTTCGTGCGCAAGGGGCTGGAAGCTTGGTTCACGGTGCTGATCGAAGCGATCTGGGGCAAGCCGCGGATCATGGAAGTCTATCTCAACGTCGCCGAAACCGGTATCGGCACCTATGGCGCGCAAGCGGGCGCGATCCGCTATTTCAACCATGGTGCGGGCCAGTTGACGCGCGCGGAAGCCGCCCGCATCGCCGCCATCCTCCCCCTCCCCAAGAAGCGGGCCGCCGTTGCGCCCACGGGGTTCACCCGCCGCTATGGCAACACGATCGCGGCGCGGATCGGCGCGGTGCAGCGGGACGAGCTGGATAGCTGTTTGCGGTAA
- the rpoH gene encoding RNA polymerase sigma factor RpoH: MANKSNVPAVPALGGEASLNRYLSEIRKFPLLTPEQEYMLAKRYEEHQDPEAAAQLVTSHLRLVAKIAMGYRGYGLPVSELISEGNIGLMQGVKKFEAERGFRLATYAMWWIRASIQEFILRSWSLVKMGTTASQKKLFFNLRRMKNNIEAFEDGDLKPEDVTKIATDLGVSEQDVVSMNRRMAMGGDTSLNVPMREDGEGQWQDWLQDHDPLQDERVADEQERTQRHEMLEEAMTDLNDREKHILAERRLAEEPKTLEELSQVYGVSRERVRQIEVRAFEKLQKAMMRIAGDRLGQMARFAAA, from the coding sequence ATGGCCAACAAGAGCAATGTCCCCGCGGTTCCGGCGCTGGGCGGTGAAGCCAGCCTCAACCGCTATCTGTCGGAGATTCGCAAATTTCCGCTGCTCACCCCTGAGCAGGAATATATGCTGGCGAAACGCTATGAGGAGCATCAGGATCCTGAAGCGGCGGCGCAGCTAGTCACTTCGCATCTGCGCCTCGTGGCGAAGATCGCGATGGGCTATCGCGGCTATGGCCTGCCGGTCAGCGAGCTGATTTCCGAAGGCAATATCGGCCTGATGCAGGGCGTGAAGAAATTCGAGGCCGAGCGCGGTTTCCGTCTGGCGACCTACGCCATGTGGTGGATTCGCGCCTCGATCCAGGAATTCATCCTGCGTAGTTGGTCGCTCGTGAAGATGGGCACCACCGCGTCGCAGAAGAAGCTGTTTTTCAACCTGCGCCGGATGAAGAATAATATCGAAGCGTTCGAGGATGGCGATCTCAAGCCGGAAGACGTCACCAAGATCGCGACCGACCTTGGCGTATCCGAACAGGATGTAGTGTCGATGAACCGTCGCATGGCGATGGGCGGCGACACGTCGCTCAACGTGCCGATGCGCGAGGATGGCGAGGGTCAGTGGCAGGACTGGTTGCAGGATCATGATCCGCTGCAGGACGAGCGTGTCGCCGACGAGCAGGAGCGGACCCAGCGCCATGAGATGCTGGAAGAAGCGATGACGGACCTTAACGATCGCGAGAAGCATATCCTGGCCGAGCGCCGTCTGGCCGAAGAGCCCAAGACGCTGGAAGAACTGAGCCAGGTCTATGGCGTCAGCCGCGAGCGGGTTCGTCAGATCGAGGTGCGGGCGTTCGAGAAGCTGCAAAAGGCGATGATGCGGATTGCGGGCGACCGGCTGGGCCAGATGGCGCGCTTCGCTGCCGCCTGA
- a CDS encoding RluA family pseudouridine synthase — MAAGVSIIEAIIDAGQHGQRLDRALADLLPDLSRERIKALIGEGHVRATDQTVKLSASAKVAAGQRFAVTLPAPVALDAVAQDIPLTIVHEDADLIVVDKPAGLVVHPAAGNLDGTLVNALLHHCAGQLSGIGGVARPGIVHRIDKDTSGLLVVAKTDRAHEGLSVQFKDHSIDRLYAAIVYGHPAPPVARIDAWIGRSDADRKKMAVHREGRGKHAVTHYRMEERLTGAAMVECRLETGRTHQVRVHMAHIGHPLIGDPVYSRDRKGFKSILETLGFKRQALHAKTLGFIHPVTGSPLLFQSALPMDMQELLSELRV; from the coding sequence ATGGCCGCGGGGGTTTCCATCATCGAAGCAATTATCGACGCGGGCCAGCATGGCCAGCGGCTCGACCGTGCGCTCGCCGACCTTTTGCCCGACCTCTCGCGCGAACGGATCAAGGCACTGATCGGCGAGGGACATGTCCGCGCGACGGACCAGACTGTGAAACTCAGCGCCTCGGCCAAGGTCGCAGCCGGGCAGCGTTTCGCCGTCACCCTCCCCGCCCCAGTGGCGCTGGATGCGGTGGCGCAGGATATCCCGCTCACCATCGTCCATGAAGATGCCGACCTGATCGTGGTGGACAAGCCCGCTGGGCTGGTTGTCCATCCCGCCGCGGGCAATCTCGATGGCACGCTCGTCAACGCCTTGCTCCATCATTGCGCCGGACAATTGTCGGGCATCGGCGGTGTGGCCCGTCCCGGCATCGTTCATCGCATCGACAAGGATACATCGGGCCTGTTGGTCGTTGCTAAGACAGACCGGGCGCATGAAGGACTGTCCGTCCAGTTCAAGGATCACAGCATCGACCGGCTCTATGCCGCGATCGTCTATGGCCACCCTGCCCCGCCCGTTGCCAGGATCGATGCCTGGATCGGCCGATCCGACGCTGATCGAAAGAAGATGGCGGTTCATCGGGAAGGGCGCGGCAAACATGCCGTAACCCATTATCGGATGGAGGAGCGGCTGACAGGCGCGGCGATGGTCGAATGTCGCTTGGAAACCGGCCGAACGCATCAGGTGCGCGTGCATATGGCGCATATCGGACACCCCTTGATAGGTGATCCGGTTTACAGTAGGGATAGAAAAGGTTTCAAATCAATACTGGAAACGCTGGGTTTCAAAAGGCAGGCATTGCACGCCAAAACCCTGGGGTTCATACATCCGGTGACGGGCTCGCCGCTCCTGTTCCAAAGTGCATTGCCCATGGACATGCAGGAACTGTTAAGCGAGCTTAGAGTATAG
- a CDS encoding M67 family metallopeptidase — protein sequence MSVTISSLLRDRIVAVAAADDGEICGLLLGQAGRIEAIAPAANVAADPARHFELDPAVLIAAHRAARSGGPKVIGHYHSHPSGVAIPSATDAACAMPDGTLWLIVAGEAVRLWRAQPGQGGAVAFVEALLDIR from the coding sequence ATGAGCGTGACTATTTCAAGCCTGTTACGGGACCGGATCGTTGCGGTGGCAGCGGCGGACGATGGGGAAATCTGTGGGCTTTTGCTGGGCCAGGCCGGGCGGATAGAGGCGATCGCCCCGGCGGCCAATGTCGCGGCCGATCCGGCGCGCCATTTCGAACTGGACCCGGCGGTGCTGATCGCCGCGCACCGGGCGGCGCGGTCGGGTGGGCCAAAAGTGATCGGCCATTATCACTCGCACCCGTCGGGCGTGGCTATACCCTCCGCCACGGACGCGGCCTGTGCGATGCCCGATGGAACGCTATGGCTGATCGTGGCTGGCGAGGCGGTGCGCCTGTGGCGCGCGCAGCCAGGGCAGGGTGGGGCGGTGGCGTTCGTGGAGGCGCTGCTCGACATAAGGTGA
- a CDS encoding histidine phosphotransferase family protein encodes MTNPTDSIEFASLLCSRLCHDLLSPVGALNNGLELMADETDPEMRQRCLELLGDSARTSANKLKFFRLAFGSAGGFGDVVPPHEARVAIEGMFVTTGRVKVGWMVDEQMLGKLAVKVLLNLALIAGDALVRGGQLDIGAEVRPGVTEIVVRGEGPKVVLDPDLRAALAGTLPIEGLASRTAAAWMVRALVTGAGGEIALSPPGDPMLLFGASIPG; translated from the coding sequence ATGACCAACCCGACCGACAGCATCGAATTTGCCAGCCTGCTCTGTTCGCGCCTGTGCCATGACCTGCTCAGTCCGGTCGGCGCGCTCAACAATGGCCTTGAGCTGATGGCGGACGAGACGGACCCGGAAATGCGCCAGCGCTGCCTGGAACTGCTGGGCGACAGCGCGCGGACGTCGGCCAACAAGCTTAAATTCTTCCGCCTGGCGTTCGGCTCTGCGGGCGGGTTCGGCGATGTGGTGCCGCCCCATGAAGCGCGGGTCGCGATCGAGGGCATGTTCGTCACCACCGGCCGCGTGAAGGTCGGCTGGATGGTCGATGAGCAGATGCTGGGCAAGCTGGCGGTCAAGGTGCTGCTCAACCTGGCGCTGATCGCGGGCGACGCACTGGTGCGTGGCGGGCAACTCGACATCGGCGCGGAAGTGCGGCCGGGCGTGACCGAGATCGTGGTGCGTGGCGAGGGGCCAAAGGTCGTACTCGACCCCGATCTGCGCGCGGCGCTGGCAGGCACCTTGCCGATCGAGGGACTGGCATCGCGGACCGCGGCGGCCTGGATGGTGCGCGCGCTGGTGACTGGCGCAGGCGGCGAGATCGCGCTGTCCCCACCGGGCGACCCCATGCTGCTCTTCGGCGCGTCGATACCGGGCTGA
- a CDS encoding alpha/beta hydrolase — MNRMIGGPLAAMLALTACASTVREQIYRADAAPVQVAQWTKTAPVALPVRSEDGLALSGYYWPGDPADRDVILFFHGRGSHQGIGARYAEHLAGKGDHVVVVSYRGFGGNPGTPTQAGLVADGRSFVAAARDLVGPDARLFLVGHSLGGAVALHVAATMRVAGVVTLSTFDKLEESAPGGVGLLLPDKWNNLDAVTKIGAPLVMIQGTADDRIDMAQADALFAAARAPAAMLTVPGAGHNPDMTQLGPMVSAAIGAIDSGAMAGYPVALPAGWGVRRK; from the coding sequence ATGAATAGGATGATCGGCGGGCCGCTGGCCGCCATGCTGGCGTTGACCGCCTGCGCCTCCACCGTGCGCGAGCAGATTTATCGCGCCGATGCCGCGCCGGTGCAGGTGGCGCAATGGACGAAGACGGCCCCTGTGGCCCTGCCCGTGCGAAGCGAAGATGGACTGGCGCTGAGCGGCTATTATTGGCCGGGCGACCCGGCCGACCGTGACGTCATCCTTTTCTTCCACGGCCGGGGATCGCATCAGGGGATCGGGGCGCGCTATGCCGAACATCTGGCGGGCAAGGGCGACCATGTGGTCGTGGTGTCCTATCGCGGCTTTGGCGGCAATCCGGGCACGCCGACGCAGGCCGGGTTGGTGGCGGACGGGCGTAGCTTCGTGGCGGCGGCGCGCGATCTGGTCGGGCCGGATGCGCGGCTGTTCCTGGTCGGCCATTCGCTGGGCGGCGCGGTGGCGCTGCATGTCGCGGCGACGATGAGGGTGGCGGGGGTCGTTACCCTTTCGACGTTCGACAAGCTGGAAGAATCGGCGCCCGGCGGGGTCGGCCTGCTGCTGCCCGACAAATGGAATAATCTGGACGCGGTGACGAAGATCGGCGCGCCGCTGGTGATGATACAGGGGACCGCCGACGACCGGATCGATATGGCGCAGGCCGATGCGCTGTTCGCGGCCGCGCGCGCGCCTGCCGCCATGCTGACGGTGCCGGGCGCGGGTCACAATCCCGACATGACGCAACTTGGGCCGATGGTGAGCGCGGCGATCGGCGCGATCGATTCGGGCGCGATGGCCGGCTATCCGGTGGCGCTGCCAGCGGGTTGGGGCGTGCGGCGCAAATAA
- a CDS encoding circularly permuted type 2 ATP-grasp protein, whose amino-acid sequence MPFHEMFEPDGSIRACYAEVQKWVERTGISGLNRRLDEAEAIFRRIGITFAVYGEGGDPERLIPFDLLPRIFTAQEWRVLDKGIRQRARALNAFLHDVYHRGEIVKAGIMPADIIYKNSAYLAEMADFSPPGKVYSHIVGIDIVRTGPGSFEVLEDNCRTPSGVSYMLENREIMTRMFPELFAAGIVAPVDDYPAELLKSLKEVAPPACKGDPVVVVLTPGSLNSAYYEHSFLADLMGVELVEPADLFVDNDRVWMKTTLGPKAVDVIYRRIDDEYLDPLVFRADSLLGVPGIFNVYRKGGVTLASAPGSGIADDKAVYIYVPEMIRFYLGEKPILDNIQTWQCGKPDECAYVLEHLHELVAKEVHGSGGYGMLIGPKSTKDEVAAYADRIRANPKEFIAQPTLDLSTVPTLGPAAVVGRHADFRPYCLVGKQLRLVPGGLTRVALTEGSLVVNSSQGGGVKDTWVLQD is encoded by the coding sequence TTGCCCTTCCACGAAATGTTTGAGCCTGATGGTTCGATACGCGCCTGTTACGCCGAAGTGCAGAAATGGGTGGAACGAACGGGCATATCCGGGCTCAACCGTCGGCTGGATGAGGCAGAGGCGATCTTCCGCCGCATCGGCATCACCTTTGCCGTCTACGGCGAAGGCGGCGACCCGGAAAGGCTGATCCCCTTCGACCTGTTGCCGCGCATCTTCACCGCGCAGGAATGGCGCGTGCTGGACAAGGGCATCCGCCAGCGCGCCCGCGCGCTCAACGCCTTCCTGCATGATGTCTATCATCGCGGCGAAATCGTGAAGGCCGGCATCATGCCCGCCGACATCATTTACAAGAACAGCGCCTATCTCGCCGAAATGGCGGACTTTTCGCCGCCCGGCAAAGTCTATAGCCATATCGTGGGCATCGACATCGTCCGCACGGGGCCGGGCAGTTTCGAGGTGCTGGAGGATAATTGCCGCACCCCGTCGGGCGTGTCCTACATGCTCGAAAACCGGGAGATCATGACGCGCATGTTCCCCGAACTGTTCGCCGCCGGCATTGTCGCGCCGGTCGATGACTATCCCGCCGAACTGCTCAAAAGCCTCAAGGAAGTCGCGCCGCCCGCCTGCAAGGGCGATCCGGTCGTGGTCGTCCTCACCCCCGGCTCGCTCAACAGCGCTTATTATGAACATAGCTTCCTCGCCGACCTGATGGGCGTCGAGCTGGTCGAACCCGCCGACCTGTTCGTCGACAATGACCGGGTGTGGATGAAAACCACGCTGGGGCCAAAGGCGGTGGACGTGATCTACCGCCGCATCGACGATGAATATCTCGACCCGCTCGTCTTCCGGGCCGACAGCCTGCTCGGCGTTCCCGGCATCTTCAACGTCTATCGCAAGGGCGGGGTGACGCTTGCCTCCGCCCCCGGATCGGGCATCGCCGACGACAAGGCGGTCTATATCTACGTGCCGGAGATGATCCGCTTCTATCTCGGCGAAAAGCCGATCCTCGATAATATCCAGACTTGGCAATGCGGCAAGCCCGACGAATGCGCCTATGTGCTGGAACATCTGCACGAACTGGTGGCCAAGGAAGTGCATGGATCGGGCGGCTACGGCATGTTGATCGGTCCCAAATCGACCAAGGATGAGGTTGCCGCCTATGCCGACCGCATCCGCGCCAATCCCAAGGAATTCATCGCCCAGCCGACGCTCGACCTCTCGACCGTCCCGACGCTCGGCCCCGCCGCCGTCGTCGGCCGCCACGCCGACTTCCGCCCCTATTGCCTGGTCGGCAAGCAATTGCGCCTCGTCCCCGGCGGCCTGACCCGCGTGGCCCTGACCGAAGGGTCGCTGGTGGTCAATTCCAGCCAGGGCGGCGGGGTCAAGGACACCTGGGTGTTGCAGGATTGA
- a CDS encoding alpha-E domain-containing protein, with amino-acid sequence MLSRTAENLFWMARYMERAEATARLLTMGQRMAILPGAHHRDEWRSVVRAAGCGHQFPEGSTVTESDAVAYLMLDLDNSSSIRSCLAKARANAKSARTMLTQDMWEALNDGWRKLDSYDVGEARQQLPTLIDWVKTRVMTFRGATHSGQLRNEGHDFLRCGSALERAQMTLRLLDVKYYVLLPETEVIGGNRDHYQWTSVLYALSGARAYHHVYGGTYTPWQITDFLMLNRMFPRSVAFCYDQLAYRLNRLSGWHDRRGPCNDTIEQMVSALEQLDSGEIFRFGLHETVQQGLAMTNQLGVEIAQTYHFG; translated from the coding sequence ATGCTGAGCCGGACCGCCGAAAATCTCTTCTGGATGGCGCGCTACATGGAGCGGGCGGAGGCCACCGCGCGCCTCCTCACCATGGGCCAGCGCATGGCGATTCTGCCCGGCGCGCATCATCGCGACGAATGGCGATCGGTCGTCCGCGCGGCGGGCTGCGGCCACCAGTTTCCCGAAGGATCGACCGTCACCGAAAGCGATGCCGTCGCCTATCTGATGCTGGACCTCGACAATAGCAGCTCGATCCGCTCCTGCCTCGCCAAGGCGCGCGCCAACGCCAAGTCGGCCCGCACCATGTTGACGCAGGATATGTGGGAAGCGCTCAACGATGGCTGGCGCAAGCTCGACAGCTATGATGTCGGCGAGGCCCGCCAGCAGCTCCCGACGCTGATCGACTGGGTCAAGACTCGCGTCATGACCTTTCGCGGTGCCACTCATTCGGGGCAGCTACGCAATGAAGGCCACGACTTCCTGCGCTGCGGCTCGGCGCTCGAACGCGCGCAGATGACGCTGCGGCTGCTCGACGTTAAATATTATGTCCTGCTGCCCGAAACCGAAGTGATCGGCGGCAATCGCGACCATTATCAATGGACCTCGGTCCTCTACGCCCTGTCCGGCGCACGCGCCTATCATCATGTCTATGGCGGCACCTATACCCCCTGGCAGATTACCGATTTCCTGATGCTCAACCGCATGTTCCCGCGCAGCGTCGCCTTCTGCTACGATCAGCTTGCCTATCGGCTCAACCGCCTGTCGGGCTGGCATGACCGGCGCGGCCCGTGCAACGACACGATCGAACAGATGGTGAGCGCGCTGGAACAGCTCGACAGCGGCGAAATCTTCCGCTTCGGCCTGCATGAAACGGTGCAGCAGGGGCTGGCGATGACCAACCAGCTGGGCGTCGAAATCGCCCAGACCTATCATTTCGGCTGA
- a CDS encoding transglutaminase family protein: protein MKLLVRHQTVYSYDPSAGRVVMRLKLMPVDTPAQTVLDWQVSVNDAPVTGFHRNSNGEMEALWVRGDQLGQAVIVAEGLVETRETHGVVGGPISRVNPLYFLRDTPLTRASDAIAAMALALPDGNGPLARLHALAAAVTDAVTYRAGVTTSATTAAQAFQLGAGVCQDHAQIFIAGARVLGIPARYVSGYLLTSEGNELHETHGWAEALVPGLGWVGFDPSNRVCVTERYLRVASGLDADDAAPIRGTIMVAGDILIDADVRIAQADDGIEERQLQRQQQQNSPPPGLQG from the coding sequence ATGAAATTGCTGGTCCGGCATCAGACCGTCTATTCCTACGACCCTTCGGCCGGCCGGGTGGTGATGCGGCTGAAACTGATGCCGGTCGACACGCCCGCGCAAACGGTGCTGGACTGGCAAGTCAGCGTCAATGACGCCCCGGTCACCGGCTTCCACCGCAACAGCAATGGCGAAATGGAGGCACTTTGGGTGCGCGGCGATCAACTCGGCCAGGCGGTGATCGTCGCCGAAGGCCTCGTCGAAACGCGCGAAACCCATGGCGTCGTCGGCGGCCCTATCAGCCGCGTGAACCCGCTCTATTTCCTGCGCGACACGCCGCTCACCCGCGCATCCGACGCCATCGCCGCCATGGCCCTCGCCCTGCCCGACGGCAATGGACCGCTCGCCCGGCTCCACGCGCTGGCCGCCGCCGTCACCGACGCAGTCACCTATCGCGCCGGCGTCACCACATCGGCCACCACGGCTGCACAGGCCTTTCAGCTGGGCGCAGGCGTATGCCAGGATCATGCCCAGATCTTCATCGCCGGTGCCCGCGTCCTTGGCATCCCCGCCCGCTATGTGTCGGGCTATCTGCTCACCAGCGAAGGCAATGAACTGCATGAAACCCATGGCTGGGCCGAAGCGCTGGTGCCGGGCCTCGGCTGGGTCGGCTTCGACCCCTCCAACCGTGTCTGCGTCACCGAACGCTATCTGCGCGTGGCGAGCGGCCTGGATGCCGATGACGCCGCGCCGATCCGGGGCACCATCATGGTTGCGGGCGATATCCTGATTGACGCGGACGTCCGTATCGCGCAGGCGGATGACGGGATCGAGGAACGGCAGTTGCAACGGCAACAACAGCAAAACAGTCCGCCGCCCGGTCTACAGGGTTGA